A genomic segment from Vidua macroura isolate BioBank_ID:100142 chromosome Z, ASM2450914v1, whole genome shotgun sequence encodes:
- the LOC128821830 gene encoding serine/threonine-protein kinase PAK 3-like → MSGTEEPRGWREAQELSPPKVLQIYKGFVTKPAAAAAWSKGAFAPQPEKWSRGGLFISSADPAAAQQQEIKDDSLELRRKIVNMENPVMKYTELEYIGRGTFGDVCRALDNATGEQVAIKKINLQELRKKELKVNELMLMKPNKNPNLVNYLDR, encoded by the exons ATGAGTGGCACTGAAGAGCCCCGAGGCTggcgtgaggcacaggaactgtccccaccaaaggtgctacag atctacaagggctttgtcaccaaacctgctgcagcagcagcatggtctaAAGGAGCCTTTGCTCCCCAACCTGAGAAGTGGAGCCGGGGCggtttgttcatctccagtgctgacccagctgctgctcagcaacaggagatcaaggatgactccctggagctacgga ggaaaatagtgaacatggaaaatcctgtGATGAAATACACGGAACTGGAATATATTGGCAGAGG gacttttggagatgtttgcagagcacttgacaatgccacaggagaacag gtggccataaagaaaataaatctccaagaactgaggaagaaggaactaaaAGTCAATGAACTCATGCTCATGAAGCCAAATAAGAATCCCAACCTGGTCAACTATTTAGACAGGTGA
- the LOC128822357 gene encoding serine/threonine-protein kinase PAK 3-like, with protein sequence MSLPCYRVDGQRWLVMEYMDGGTLSDVISETYLSEDEMAAISRECLQGLDFLHSNHVIHRDVKSSNILLRTDGSVKLADSGLFVQLTPEQSRRSSVASISGWMAPEVVTGQPCGPKVDIWSLGIVGIEMAEGEVPYWNETPVSPQLLIAIRGTPKLRQPNRFSSSLRNFLRHCLRTDAARRWSAKELLQHPFVTSAKPASTLVPLINSVKKEKKKKTRI encoded by the exons ATGAGTCTTCCCTG ctaccGTGTGGATGGGCAGCGCTGGCTGGTCATGGAGTACATGGACGGAGGCACTCTGAGCGATGTCATCAGCGAGACCTACCTGTCTGAAGACGAGATGGCAGCCATCAGTCGGGag tgcctgcaaggcctggattttcttcactcgaACCATGTGATCCACcgagatgtgaagagcagcaacatccttctcagaaccgacggctctgtcaagctgg ctgactctggcctctttgttcagctcacccctgagcagagtcgacggagctcagtggccagcatttctgggtggatggcgcctgaagtggtgacaggtcaaccatgtggccccaaagtggacatatggTCTCTTGGAATCGTGGGCATCGAAATGGCAGAAGGAGAAGTTCCTTACTggaatgaaactcctgtttcg cctcaacTCCTGATAGCCATACGAGGGACACCAAAGCTGCGGCAGCCCAACCGGTTCTCGTCTTCCCTGCGTAACTTCCTGAGGCACTGCCTGCGGACAGACGCGGCACGGCGCTGGTCtgccaaggagctcctgcag catccatttgtaacaTCAGCCAAGCCAGCGTCCACCCTGGTACCACTCATCaactcagtgaagaaggagaagaagaagaagacaagaATCTAA
- the LOC128822358 gene encoding uncharacterized protein DDB_G0290301-like, whose translation MPCRTQGELRAREQEEQLRQQVEEPQENGQNIKAEPQAELPEAQSAITEVKKRNQEETRRIQKEMNLHQQRGDQQNQVTERVAVTPLVKDPLSCILQNLKEQLDTDFQKAHAKIMAREKRQEEEMKIIREKLNPLPQALQKQVSERGIATAVTTPS comes from the exons ATGCCATGCCggactcagggagagctgagagcccgagagcaggaagagcagctcaggcagcaggtggaagagccacaggagaatggccag aatatcaaggcagagccacaagcagagctgcccgaagctcagagtgccatcacagaagtgaagaagaggaaccaGGAAGAGACAAGAAGAATTCAAAAGGAGATgaatctccatcagcagaggggtgatcaacaaaaccaggtgaCTGAAAGAGTGGCAGTCACTCCACTTGTGAAAGATCCTCTCTCTTGTATTTTACAGAacttgaaggaacagctggacacagactttcagaaagctcacgCTAAGATCAtggcaagggagaagaggcaggaggaagaaatgaaaatcatcagagaaaaacttaatcccctccctcaggctctacaaaagcaagtgagtgaaagagggatagccacggcagtcacca caccttcctaa